Proteins encoded by one window of Sciurus carolinensis chromosome 12, mSciCar1.2, whole genome shotgun sequence:
- the Atf3 gene encoding cyclic AMP-dependent transcription factor ATF-3 → MMLQHPGQVSASEVSASAIVPCLSPPGSLVFEDFANLTPFVKEELRFAIQNKHLCHRMSSALESVTVSDRPLEMSVTKAEVAPEEDERKKRRRERNKIAAAKCRNKKKEKTECLQKESEKLESVNAELKAQIEELKNEKQHLIYMLNLHRPTCIVRAQNGRTPEDERNLFIQQIKEGTLQS, encoded by the exons ATGATGCTTCAACACCCAGGCCAGGTTTCTGCCTCGGAAGTCAGTGCCTCCGCCATCGTCCCCTGCCTGTCCCCTCCTGGGTCACTGGTATTTGAGGATTTTGCTAACCTGACACCCTTTGTCAAGGAAGAGCTGAGGTTTGCCATCCAGAACAAGCACCTCTGCCATCGGATGTCCTCTGCGCTGGAGTCAGTCACGGTCAGCGACAGACCCCTGGAGATGTCAGTCACAAAAGCTGAG GTAGCTCCAgaggaagatgaaaggaaaaagaggcgaagggaaagaaataagatCGCGGCTGCCAAATGTCGaaacaagaaaaaggagaagacagAATGCCTGCAGAAA GAGTCAGAGAAGCTGGAGAGTGTGAATGCTGAACTGAAGGCCCAAATTGAGGAGCTGAAGAATGAGAAACAACATTTGATATACATGCTCAACCTGCATCGGCCCACGTGTATTGTCCGGGCTCAGAATGGGCGGACTCCAGAAGATGAGAGAAACCTCTTTATCCAACAGATAAAAGAAGGAACACTGCAGAGCTAA